TGAATTCACGAATGAAGCGCTTAGGAGCCGTGTTAGCTTTTGCTACATGTCCTTTAGCAGGTTTGTTGCTCAATACTTCGCGTTTGTCATCGAAACCAACTTGGATAGCGTTGTAACCATCTGTTTCAACAGTTTTAACTTGAAGAACAACGTTTGGAGTTGCTTCGATAACTGTTACAGGGATCAATTCGCCAGCTTCAGTGAAGATTTGAGTCATTCCCACTTTTTTCCCTAAGATTCCTTTTGTCATGAGAAAATAGTTCCTTTTCTATAGTTTTTTATTCAAAAAGTTTTTAACGAGCGTTTTTTATGCTCTGGATCAAGCTTTAGATTAAAGTTTGATTTCTACGTTTACACCACTTGGAAGATCCAATTTCATCAAAGCGTCAACTGTTTTTTGAGTTGGGTTGATGATGTCGATCAAACGTTTGTGTGTACGCATTTCGAATTGTTCGCGAGAATCTTTGTATTTGTGAGTCGCACGAATGATTGTGTAGAGGCTACGCTCAGTTGGAAGTGGGATTGGACCCGCAACTTGTGCACCTGTACGAGTAGCTGATTCTACGATTTTTGCAGCCGCTGTGTCGAGTGTACGGTGTTCGTACGCTTTCAAACGGATGCGGATTTTTTTGTTTGCCATCTTTTTCTCCTTTTCGTCTATTTAAGATAATAGGCTAGCTCCACAAGAAAACCGACGCGCGTTGCGTGGCAATGCAACCGAGCGTGTCGCAACCTCTTGCATCAAAGCTAATAGCTGTTTTTCACAGCACCATAGTAGTTTAACACAAACAGAGGCCCAATGCAAGGGATTTGAGAAGATTTTTTTCGTTTTTTTGATGAAAGTGTTTTCGAAAGAAATTGAGTACTAAAAAAGTTGCTATTATATAGGAAAAAGGGAGCGAGACAGAACAAATTTATATCCAATTTGTTCGTCGTCTCGCCCCCGCACAGTTGATTAGGTTATCTTTAGAGCTTAACAAGCGAACAAAGATACCAATCAACCACTGCGTCTAGCAGTTATTCCTATTATTCTCAGATGGCTGTAGTCTTTTTTCTTCCTATTATCTATTTCTAGAAATTCCGTCCTGATTTGTTATAGCCATATTTTTCGACGAAATGCTCACGGAATTCTAAGAGATTGTCATCCATGATGGCTTGACGGACCTGTTTCATGAGGTTGATCAAGAAGTATAGGTTGTGGTAGCTGGTCAAGCGAATGCCGAAGGTCTCATCTGCCTTGAGGAGGTGGCGAAGATAAGCCCGGGTGTAATTCTTACAAGTGTAGCAATCACATTCGGGATCCAGCGGTGTAAAGTCTTCTGCAAATTGCGCATTTTTCACTACCAGGCGTCCTTGACTAGTCATACAGGTACCATTTCGCGCAATCCGCGTCGGCAAGACACAGTCAAACATGTCCACTCCACGAATAACGCCATCGATCAGACTGTCTGGAGCTCCTACTCCCATGAGATAGCGTGGCTTGTTCTCTGGTAATAGCGGAGTTGTGAAATCCAGAACCGCATTCATCTCTTCATGGCTTTCTCCAACAGCTAAGCCACCGATAGAATAGCCTGGGAAGTCCATACTGACCAGATCTTGGGCGGACTGACGGCGCAAATCTTCAAATCCAGCCCCTTGGACAATCCCGAAAAGACCTTGATCATGAGGGCGATGGTGAGCCTTCAGGCCACGTTCTGCCCAACGACTGGTCCGTTCGATTGATTTCTTCACATAATCATAGGGCTGATAGAACTGAGGACATTCATCAAAGGACATCATGATGTCACTTCCTAGATTGTTTTGGATGGAGATGGCCTTTTCTGGAGAGAGGAACATCTTCGAGCCGTTGAGGTGGTTTTTAAAGGTTACCCCTTCTTCAGTGATATTGCGGGTATCCGCCAATGAATAGACCTGGAAACCTCCACTATCTGTCAAAATGGGCTGGTCCCAGTTCATGAACTGGTGCAGTCCACCTGCTTTTGCAACTAGATCATCCCCGGGACGAAGCCAGAGATGGTAGGTGTTGGCCAAGATAATTCCGGAGCCCATTTCCTTGAGTTCTTCTGGCGATTGAGTCTTAACGGTTGCCTGAGTCCCTACAGGCATAAACATTGGGGTCGGGAAGGTCCCGTGAGGGGTGATAATTTCTCCCAGACGAGCACCTGTATGCTTTTCTTTTTTGATTAATCGATATTGAATCGGTGAATCTGTCATGGTTACCTCCGTACTGGGAAAAACAGTCCCAGCCTTCTTATTCCTGTCACAGTTTTCCTGTGAGCACCTGTACGATTGTACCAAATTTTACCGGCTCTGTCACGGACTTATGTTATAATAAAAAGTACTACTATGAAGAGAGTGTCATCTATGAACCTTAAACTGATTCGCCTCCGGGCACGTACCATGCAAGTCCAGCAACCGGGCTTAGCTATCCTTTTTGCCTTGCCGGTCCTATTGACCATTCTTACTAACTTTCTCTTAAGTGGGCAAGATCTGATCGATCTACTACCGGATATGACCTTGCTGCAAGCAAGTATCTACATGATCCAGCGGCAGCTCTTTCCTTCTGTCGTCTCCTTTGTCATCTCCATTTTAGTGGTTGGTGCGACTTTTAGCTATTTAGATACGATTAATCCCAAGATCGAACACCGAACACGCGTCTTAGATATCTTTAAACAAGATCGCTTTACCTCTGTATTTGCCACCTTGATCTTAAAGCAAGTCGTCCTCTTTTTATGGGGACTCATCCTCTATGTGGGGAGTCTCATCAGCACCTACGCTAGCATTCGATTTTTGGCGATCTACGATAAGGTGAGTAACCCTAGCACTTTGAGTGCTTCCAGTCCTGAATTCCAATCTCTCATGCAACAAATGCCCCTGATGACTGCTGGTGTTGTACTTGGCCTGATTGGCCTCCTCTTTTATCTGCCACAATACTACAGTCTCAGCTTGGTCGAATTGATCCTCTATGAGCAATTACGAGACGGCGACTACAAAGGAGCCTTTGGAGTCCTTCGCCAAAGTCGTGGAACCATGAAAGGGTTCCGCAGCAATCGCTTGGTGCTCGATCTAACCTTGATTGGTTGGTACTTCTTGAATTACTTCACGCGCGATGTCATCGGCTTTTATACCATGCCTTACTTTATCAACTGCCAAATTGCCTTTTATGATCAAATCAAGCAGATTAAACAAGGGCCGCGCCATTTTACAGGCCATCCAAACCATGAAACTGAACAAGAGTAAGAAGAAAACCCCAGCAAGCTGGGGTTTTCTTCTATGTCAATTGTTTATCATTTATAATCCGCATAGGGAATCACCTAAGATCAGTCGGGTGTGTTCCCGTTTGATACAGCGGTTCATGACGATATCTTCTCGTCCAGCTCCACGAAGAATTTCTTCTGCTTCTTGATTTTCCAACTCCAATTGTGCCCAGAAAATTTTCGCATCCGTCTCAATAAAATCACGTGCCACATCTGGTAAAAACTCACTGCGACGATATACATCGACGATATCTACTGGGAAAGGGATCTCCTGCAAGCTAGCGTACACCGTCTCCCCAAGGATCTGGCCACCAGCTGCACGGGGGTTGACAGGAATAATCCGATAGCCCCGCTCTTGCATCTCTTTACTGACACGATGACTGGTCGTCTCTTCACGGTCAGATAATCCAACCACAGCGATGATCTTGCTGGTTTCTAGGTAATGTTTGATAATGCCATCACTAGGATTGCGAAATGAATAAGCCATAAGAATCTCCTTTTGTATGCGTTTCCTTTCTTTAAATAGTATAACAATACGGAAGGCATTGCAAGTGTTTGTCGTTAAAAGCGGTAGGAAACTGAAAAGTCTCCTACCGCTTTCTGTTTTGAACAAACTCAATTTTATTTGGCTTCATACCATGTTTTGCCTTCATTCTCATCAGCTTCTAGTGGAACTGCAAGTTCGATAGCGGATTCCATAGTCT
The DNA window shown above is from Streptococcus sp. S1 and carries:
- a CDS encoding CoA-binding protein, translating into MAYSFRNPSDGIIKHYLETSKIIAVVGLSDREETTSHRVSKEMQERGYRIIPVNPRAAGGQILGETVYASLQEIPFPVDIVDVYRRSEFLPDVARDFIETDAKIFWAQLELENQEAEEILRGAGREDIVMNRCIKREHTRLILGDSLCGL
- a CDS encoding DUF975 family protein, whose translation is MNLKLIRLRARTMQVQQPGLAILFALPVLLTILTNFLLSGQDLIDLLPDMTLLQASIYMIQRQLFPSVVSFVISILVVGATFSYLDTINPKIEHRTRVLDIFKQDRFTSVFATLILKQVVLFLWGLILYVGSLISTYASIRFLAIYDKVSNPSTLSASSPEFQSLMQQMPLMTAGVVLGLIGLLFYLPQYYSLSLVELILYEQLRDGDYKGAFGVLRQSRGTMKGFRSNRLVLDLTLIGWYFLNYFTRDVIGFYTMPYFINCQIAFYDQIKQIKQGPRHFTGHPNHETEQE
- the tgt gene encoding tRNA guanosine(34) transglycosylase Tgt, with protein sequence MTDSPIQYRLIKKEKHTGARLGEIITPHGTFPTPMFMPVGTQATVKTQSPEELKEMGSGIILANTYHLWLRPGDDLVAKAGGLHQFMNWDQPILTDSGGFQVYSLADTRNITEEGVTFKNHLNGSKMFLSPEKAISIQNNLGSDIMMSFDECPQFYQPYDYVKKSIERTSRWAERGLKAHHRPHDQGLFGIVQGAGFEDLRRQSAQDLVSMDFPGYSIGGLAVGESHEEMNAVLDFTTPLLPENKPRYLMGVGAPDSLIDGVIRGVDMFDCVLPTRIARNGTCMTSQGRLVVKNAQFAEDFTPLDPECDCYTCKNYTRAYLRHLLKADETFGIRLTSYHNLYFLINLMKQVRQAIMDDNLLEFREHFVEKYGYNKSGRNF
- the rpsJ gene encoding 30S ribosomal protein S10; the protein is MANKKIRIRLKAYEHRTLDTAAAKIVESATRTGAQVAGPIPLPTERSLYTIIRATHKYKDSREQFEMRTHKRLIDIINPTQKTVDALMKLDLPSGVNVEIKL